The window CTACTAATCTCTCccccccccctgattttcagggcGGTGGGGCCCACTCTAAACTATCCAAACCCGCCGGTTGCTCTAAACTATCCCACCCCATCGATGCACTTTCCAAACCGGGGACCAGTCCAAAAACGAGCGTTGCCGCAGCCGCGCGTGAACTAGCATCGCCCCTCTAATATGTTCTATAAAAATATCACACAAACAACACAAAACACCATCAGACAGGCATATGCCCTTGTAGTTGTAAGAGTATCTCTACACCTTCCCTAAAACTTAACTCCCTGGATAACCTCCCTAAAATTTGAGGGCTTAAACTTTCTTGCACCTAGTTCTTCCCCTAAACTTAACTCCCTATACTTTTCATTTGCTATTTCCTCCATCCTTTTGCATACATAATTCAAAATTTGCTTATACACTCCCTATAATTCAAATGTTTCTTATAAacaattcaaaattttgaataaCAACTCACACATTTCAATAACATTTCCAATTGAACGATAAGCATCAACATAGAGCATCCCAACATAGTTCATCATCAAAAGCCACCACATCCCATCCAAAAGCCACTGCATCCAACATATTTATCATCAAAAGCAACCACATCCCATCCAAAAGCCACTGCATCCAACATAGTTCGTCAAAAGCCACCGCATCCTACATTTTTCGTCAAAAGCCACCGCGAAAGCCACCACATGTAACATAAATCATGCACTCCCATTGCCACCACTACAACTACTACTACCACCACCATAGAACATCGATCTTGCCAACGAGTGAGCTGTCAGTATTGTTTTGTCTTGTTGTCCATCCCGCTTGCATCCATGAACATGATTTGGCACTCTTTGACCTCCTATTGTTCATCTCCACTTAGGTCTCGATTGCAAGTCTTTGCTCCTTGATTGCAAGCCTACGCTCGCCAGCACGCACTTTCCTCTCCTCAACATCCATCAAGTATGCCTCAGCCAAGGCCTTCGTTCTCAACCTCTCCTCCCCATCACTTTGAGCTCCATCCACCTCACCATCTTCTCTAGCTTGCGTTCGGCCGCCATCTCCTTTGATGATAGCATTAAGTTCTCCTTTGTAGGCACCAAGTGCAccattcttcttcctctccatctctttctcCCATCCAAACAAGAGCTAGGAGTGGGGCTTCTTCCCCTATCATATCACCCTCACCATCATCCTTGAGATCAGTGGAGACGGGGATCCTCAAATCTTAACCTTCTCGATGTTGTTTCAAAGTTCCTCCTCGCCCACTTCTCATTTATCTTGAGCACGGCGAAACAATGGTGCAAAGTGGTGAATGGCTTGTTACCAAACCACTTGCTCCGATGCTTGTATAGCTCTTGCGTGTACGGCCTATACTCATTAACTGAAACTCTACTCAAAGGCAAGTTGTTCTATTACTCAACACAACCGGACCACCGGCTGCAAAAATCTTAGATGACAATCCAACCATGAGCAAGAGAACCTTGTATGTTGGAGGGAATCAAATCAGGACACTACATGCATATTATTCCTCAATCCTTTTCCAAAAGGTTTCCTTTGTTTGATCGGCTCCAACAGTGGGCATCAAGGGAGATGTTCAACCAAGCATAGCACAAAGTCTCATCCTCCTCAGGCTCGTAGTTCACTAATCTTGTTAGCTTCTTCATAATATGCGGGTCGATCTCCTCCACTTTGGGAGTACCATTTCTCCCTCTTGGGCTTACATCCACCATAGACAAGGCAATTTCCTCGAGCCGATGGTGTTAGATTCATCGAACGCCACCTTGGAAGCAAGTCTTGTCTTCTTGGCTTTTCGCTTCGGTTTGTTCAAATGCAAAAATCCATCACCACATTTGAGCATGGCAGCTTCCAATTTGCATATCCATCACTAATTTACAATGCACCACAGAGTTTGATaaagaaaaaaagggagaaaatTACCTATCGGGCAATGTGTCAAACACCTAGCGGGCGGAATCGACGACGCTGGCATTGGTGACCTCAGTTGGTGCCGAAGGGACAATGGAGGCATAGTTCAAAAAAAGGCGGCGGGCGAGGTCCTCCGTTGAGAAATCAGCCATCTCTGGCAAGGAATCATGTCCTCAGACGAGAAATCAATCTACCCATTAAGGATTGGACCTACACAGTGAAGATTCATCCTCCCCATAGAGGATTTGACCACTCCCAAGGGGTTGAGATCCCCCAGCGAGAAATAGAGCTTCGCTGGCTGGTTGCCATGGGTGCAAcaagggagagaggaagagagagaggTGTCGTGAGGAGGATCCCTAGAATTTCTATCCATTGTGCATCAACGAGAGGTTTTAATGAGAAGAGGATAAATGGGCCGGTGCTTTAATGGGCTAGGTCAGCCCATCTGGCTTATTTCTTCACACTGTAGTGATTGTGTACGGAACGCCTAATCGCGCATAAGCAACGCATAAGCTATCAAGGCGGAAGTAGGTGGCCAAATGCATAATttacgcctagcgcttttttgaactttGAGTGGAGGGGGCGATGGCGACGGCAGCCTTCTCCCAAACCGCCGCACCATCCTTCGACACGCCCGGCCTTTGGCGTCGCTTCTTCACTACGTTCGAGGAATGGGAGGGCGGCCAGGTGTAGAGGAGGGTGTGTGGATGGTCCAACATGGAGCTGCGCCGGGCAGCAAGACCTTGCCCTACCGTTTCCATGGCAAGAGGAGTCGGAATCGGAGGGTTCGATGGGAACAAAGACATCCATTCCCGCGGCGGAGGGCGCCAACGTCGACatcgcgcggcggcggcgggaggcggttGAGCATGGAAGTTCTTAGGGAGTTGCTCGGTTGGAGTAAATTTGGGCAGGAATTGCTCAGCTCGAGGGTTAACTCCACAAATTTTAGAGGGTTAAATATATAAGGAGAAGGTCTAGGGGGTTAAAGTTCTTAGGGAGGAAGCAGGTCTTAGGGAAGTTTTTGGGTGAagggctagagatgctcttagcaTTGGAAAAACAGGCTCGTAACTCAGTGACTGCTAAAGATAAGAAATGGACTGGGTGCACAAGACATACCAGGAAGCACAGACATAAAGATGGTAAACAACAGGATAAATGCACATCCTTAATCACTTCTACCTAAAATCGTGGCTTTCAGCCTAACATCCGTATGTTATGCCTCCATCTATTACTAAATTGATGTCAGTTCAGAATGTATGCGGTACAAAATAACAAATATTTGAACAAGAAAATACACACATATACTTTGACTTGTCTTGTGGAAATGATATTAGTATATTTCTAATCAGAAGTACTTCTATAACATAATAGCTAATAAGTTTTCAAATAAAAATGTGAAAAAGGATTATTAGTCAAAGGTGTATTCTAGACCATTTCGATGTCCTAAACATCTATTAGGATTTACTATTAAGAACGTTACCAAGCGCAAAGAGTGATAGCAAAAAAACATAGTCCAAACCTCTCCTCGGTGAAGGCCAAGGTGCTCCGCCCAGAGAGAAAGCCGTAGGCTGAGAGAGAATTTGCCAGCTTCCCAATGTCTTCCATCCATTTTGGAATTAACAACTTCTTTATCTTCGATGACCACAGCAATCTGGAAGTAGCAGGAGAAAAGCATCATGTAACCCACTTCCATCACCAACACATTACTTAAGTATAAGTGATTTACCGAAGACGCTAAAGGGAGGACAAGCTCCATGGAGCTCTTTATTTTGAAAAAATTGAAAATCAtattttgaagtttcaaaaaattcaaaaaaaatcacacaCGTTCATACAGATGtaaaatactccctctgtaaagaaatataacaGTGTTTAGATCACTTATATTTCTTTATGGAGGGAGTGCATGTATAAAAATTGGAGATGGTATACATTATGGTGAGAGCTACAGAAAAAAGACGATCGTGATTTTGAAAATGATGAACAGTGTCTGTACTGTTCACTATTAAAAATGCACGAACTTGTCTTTTTTGTGTAGCTCTCACCATAATGCATCATCGTCAAACTTTACACACATGTAAAACACATCCATATAAAcgtttatgatttttttccagaATTTTTTGGAACTTTACAGAATGTgatttttgaatttttcaaaaaaaaacgaGCTCCATGGAGCTCGTCCTCCAAAATGCCCTACTCATGATTAAAACATTACTTAGTTATAAGCGATTTACACATTTACTTAGTTACAGGCAATTTACACATTGCTTAGGTATAAGCGATTTGCTGTTGACTAAATACAGTTAACAATGCAGAAAATACCTGCCACGAAAGCAAAAAAATAGTACTCTGGTTAGAAGTTAGCCTACTCTTAAAAGTGATAGGAAGCTGAAATGAAGTGTATTTTTATAACCATTTTAAATGTTGCATCGGCTCTACATTGCAGAATAAGGACTGTTGACCGAATTCAATCTTATAAAACAGGACCAGCATACAAAATACACTGTGCATTATATACAGAAAAGGAATCTGAGAAATACATACCTCAGAATCCCTTGATCCAAGCAAGCTTCTATCATTTATGTTAGCTGaaccaatcaatgcaatgcgGTCATCAATGATCATTAACTTGCTGTGTACATAAATCTGGAAGGCAGACCGTGTTAAAAGGAATTTATGTGATAAATAGTAAAAAAGCATCGTGGCAACAAGCACTACAACGACATTGGCTTGTTATATCATAAACAAATATATGGAAGCCAAATGAACAAGATTCGGCACCCTGGAGGGACACAAAACATGCTCCCAGACTCAAAAATATTGACATTACCTGGCTAGTAACCACGGGACCTCCATCAGTTAGCCTACCATGTGCTCTGAGACCATGAAAGGAAATATAGTCATGGGCCTTAAGACCAATCACATCATACAGATTCTGCAGTATCGAATTAGGGCCTCTACAGATAGTCCGGTACTGCCAGTGCATAATTGCCCTCACAGATGCAGCTCCACCATCATCAATGCCTCCCTACCATGAGATTATTTCAGTAACAGAGAAACAGCACAATCCGTATTCCTGTAGCAGAAAATTACCTGAAAACCCGGTAAAAGGGGTATAACGATGATGGCTTTAAAGCgctttttctctctctctgctcGAAGTATACGCCTGTACAATGCTTCCAACACACGGTTTTTAATTGTGTCATCCCCTGAAAGGCCTGATATGAAAAACTGATTCTGCAAAAGGCCAACCAAAAGGATGTTTAGATAATATGCCAGTATACTTACAATTCACTCGTAAAAAACACTCTGATTACAAACTTTAAAATGTATGTGTAAAATGTGATATTTTTGTTACGCTGCAGAAAATGAATCATCTAAATCACACTAATCACCACAAATACATAGAAATAAGAAAGTAACAAGAACGCATGGTGAATATCACTTTACATTATTAACCAGTATTCACTCTGTAAAAAAATGCAGGATGACAGTTTAAATTGAAATgcaaaaatgtcttatatttgtgaacagagggagtaaaaACTACTGACAATTTGAATTGGGTTTACTTGTTAAAAGTTCAAACAATGAATACAGACCTCAATGTATACAAAGTGTTCTGCCTTTTCAATTAGAGAAAAGTAGGCATTGTGGATACTTCCTTCAATTTGAGTGGTTCCAGCTGACCATTGACCAACACTTCTAATAACCTGAGCAAAAACATTGAAAAATTAAATAAAATGGAGATATGCAATGCAATTGATATACATGAACCTCATTCCTCAGTTTCACCAAATATTTTGAAATCTATTGCATAGTACCAAAACACTACCTGACAACGACAAGTTGCCCTTGGTCCAACTTGCCCAATGTCAAGTACTGAAGCAACTTGATCTCCTTGCTCCTGCCTCTCCCACCATTTCTTATCCATGTGATGCCTATCTTCTTTCGGTGAATCAAAACGCCTAATAGTTGCAGACTCCGGGGAACTGAGATTGTCTACAAAACCTCTCATAGGTAAATCCTGACGAGAAGCATCGAATTTTGCCTTTCGGTTGAGCAAAGGCTGTTTGAAGCCTGTTTTGTTTGCGTTATCAGCCTGGTTAATGTCAAAGCCAGTCATCGCTAAATCTCCATCAGGCAATGCCTGAGGTTCAAGCTCTTGAGGTAAAAGTAATGGAACGTCCTGACTTGATGCACTTGATGCCAAGGAGGCTGTCTTTTTAACATCAACATTCTCATCATGATTTTGCTTACCCTCAGCCTCACCATTTGCTTCTTTACTTCTGCCCTTGTAATGTGGAATTACCATGTGGTGATGAGGCATCAGCAACGGAATTGCTTGCTCATTTGGAGCTTTATTCCTCTGGGAAAAGTGACAGTAAATTTACAATAAAAAGTGGGCAAACGCTTTCTCTGATGAGCAGATCAATGGAGCAAACTAACCTTTGAGTAATTCCAGCGCTGGACAAAATGCCTTGCTACATCCCGACAAGGTGGACCGTACAGAGCACACTGGACGTCATGCCATGGCATACGAGGATATTTAGTACGGTCAAGTTCATCTTTTGCTGAGTCCTCCCAAGAATTCGGCTCAGATTCCCTTATGTACAAGAGATTAAATTTAGGTATATTTACAAAGGAAGCATATGGGAAGTTCAGAATATCTAAAGCTAAGGATGAAAGATTAAATTACTTACCTAGGGTTGTAGTAGTCTTTCCCTGGCCATATCGTAGAAGGAACATCGGTAACTTTGTGGTCAGGACTATCATAGCGACCAAAGCACAGATCAAGTCCTCCAATATAGCAGACTTGATTATCGACAATCACAATTTTCTCATGATGTGACCTTAAAGTTAATAAACAATTAAATTGTTAGAGTTTCCCCAATAACATAGCAAAAAGTTGAAAAAATCAGCCGTACCACAAGTATACACCACTTGAGAAATGATCTGGGTAGCGCAGAACTTTAACATTCTCATGAATGTTAAGTAGCCTGTTTTTACTGTACAAGCTATTAATTTTCAAGGCAAGAGCAACCTCCTTATACATTAGAATGTAAATCTGCAAAAGAAAGTACACAATTCATTAGTTAGTAATTATCAGTTTATATCAACAATCAGATATTACTTCATGCTAAATAAATATGGCACAAAGTCAACTTAGGGCCCGTTCGGACTGCAGGTTTCTAAAACAAAGCAACAGGAAAAAGTGTAGGATCGGGGATGAGGCATAAGTGCAGAACATAGGATCAGAAAACAGTGAAAACAGGCCGATGTGTAAAGTAGTATGCTATGAATATTTTATTGCCCGTGATAGGTTCTTCTACCGAGCTGGCTCCATGCAACGATTTTTTATTCGGCGAGCTAACACCTTGCCTCGAGCTTCCACGCGAAAACAAGAGCTTGGAGTGGATTTTCTTTTTCCCTTGAAATCTGTACGGAACTGCAGGAATCAAAACCTTTCCTCCATTTTGCTGTAGAGCTTTCCTTCAACCCGAACACACCAAGTGCATAAAATCCTGTAGGATCCGATTCCTATAATTTTTCCTGAACTTCGAACGCACCCTTAACTTCTTCAACAGTAATCCCTCTATTTATCTAGAAGTTTCcatataaaaaatatatatatacccacgtaaGCAAGTTTTTATTCTTAGTCTCCGATGCACGTCTTTGACTATGACTTTATCATCATGTACTAGCCAAAGAAAACTATCAAGGAAAATCCAATGACAGTATTTTCCTGTCTATAATACTGTATacaggaaaaataaataaaaacattCAATTATTCGCATATGGGACCTGTACATGAATGGTATTTATGTCGAAAGATGTTTTGCAAATCATATTGCCTATGGGTTGCAAAATATCTTCTGCGGTCTCAACATCAATGGTAATGAGTAGCTTATCACTTGCAGCATACACAAAAAGTAAGTAAGGATGAGAATGCATTCTGCTCAAAAAAGGATGAGAATGTATTGAGAGCAAAGAGGCTAAAATGACGGGGTATTTTCTACATACTGCCCAACTTGTGGAGGTGTTTTTGTATTCTTGTTTGACCTTGTGAGGTCAGAATAAACGTTTATAATACAAATGAGATGTCTTCAGATGATTATACTTGGGATAACTTATGAAGCAGCATATTTGCCAAAGTATATGATATAGAAATCTCCAACTCATGGATTGACATATATAACTACAAGTGGTGACGATGATAGTTCAAATATCACACACTTCATGAGTTCACCTAGCAAGTTCTGATTAGAAAATATAAAGCAACTACAATACCTGCACACCCTGCTTCGCTCTTGCTTCCAGTAGAGCATCAAGCCTAGATGACCCATGATGTTCGAAGGGACGTCGGAGATACAATTCTGGGCAGAGCCACCAGCCAGCAATAAATATCTGGATCAAATTTCAATTATCTTAGACTTATGTACGATGGCAGATACATTCCTGTCGAGTAACTGGAAATAAAAAATAAACCTCGGATTTAGCATGCTCAATCGAGGAAGCAATTGCTTCAAATCCAGCTTGCCCATCTATAAACCACTGTGCCATACTCCCATCTTCCAACAGGCCTCTTGGTGGTGCAAATGAACCAAAGCGATGAGGGTAACACCAGCCCTCTGGAGGTTGTCTAGCAGCATTGATTGCAGTAACCCAATCCTTAACCTTAGACGAGCTTTTTGTTCGTAACTTAATTGTCCGGCCACCAGAGGATACCTTTCACCAGTGAATAGCATCAACAGATTCAGGCTTGACAGAATATTGGCTACCAATTATCTTGCTAACTCTAAAAAAGGTTGCCAACTGCAAGTTTTGGCATCGGCTTGCCTAAACATTGTCTAGCCAAGTTTTGGTAGCAAATCAACCATGCCTCAAATTTGTACTACCAGGTTCATTGGGAATTTGTGCTGCTTTTTATGAGTGTATGCAATATAAGTATTTAACTACAGAAGTACTCCATAAAAGAGCAACAAGCTTCTGCAGTCTTTTACGCGATAATGCCACAATCTCATGCCTTCACTAAACATATCAACTTATTCAAAATGGTTGTGGAATAACAATAAATTTTGTATCACAAGGGGAAGCGATAGAGACAAATTAATCTCATAAAGTGATAAATATCACATGTTAACTACAATTTCCTGTTCCAAGTCTCATACTAACAGCTAAAACAGTGTCACTCTTACAACAGGATGTCAATTTAACAAGACTCGACATTCAGCTATACATCCAGATGTTACAGACGAATGTTCATTAAGATCTGTACCACAAAGGCAGACAGTAACAATCTAGTAAGGCTCTTTTTGGCATTCAATGGCTATCCAGAAGCAATTATAGTATTCTACCGTTAGATAACTATTTGATAGCATCTTCGTTAGACCCATAACAGCAAATTTATGAGTACATTTTAGTGAATATTTCTGTAAATAACTAAACTTCATAAGGCAGCACTAGAAAACACAACAACCACACAATGGCCATAACCGACATTTCCCGTGTAACTTCTTCAACTGCTCATAAAATTTTGCAGCAACTTATGTGGTACTTTCGAAAGATGGCTAGACATACTTGATATTACAGAACTAATAAAGTTGGTAGGCCCGAGATAATGAGACATGGTATTTCTTAATTTGTAGCCCAGTAAAGTTGCTTCTGGTAAAATGTGTTGAATTTGCATGGACTTTGTAGCAATTGCACGAGGTCATGTCAAACAAATATGCTAAGTGAACACAGGAAATTAAAATATGAAAAGTGCACCTGGAATCCAAAATGCAATGGGTTGCGTTCTTTGATCTCCTTTGCTAGAGAGATTTGACCTTCTCCATTTATATCCATATGTGGCAATGCGTCAAAAATAATGACATCCAAAAGCTTTGGGTCAAAAGGATCTTTGAGTAAAGCCAAGAATCCTGGCTTCAGGACAACCCAAACCTATTGGCAAAACATTCAATTGAATATATCAGATACAATGATAACAAAATAGCAAACTTGAACAACAAAAATTCTGCTTGATACCTTTTGCCAGCTGCTCTTGCAACAACTAAACAATCCACATGAACAACATTTCTCCTTATGGCCCTTCTGAATTTTTGGCAAGTGGCCAATTGAAACATAATCTTCTTTTAGCTTAGGCCCGTATTCCGGCAAAAATGACAAACATGATACCTCCAAAAATTTGCAAACCTGCATTTTTTGAAGAGTTTTAAGACTAGGACATAAATTAAGAATATACAACATGGGTTGCTCTGATGGGCTTTTTAATGCTTAATAACTGCTGGAATTGACAAAGTGGATGTACAAAGGACTTGTACCTCCCGTGAGTTGACAATATCCAAGTTTCCAAAAAAATGGTTAAGATATTCTTGCATGGCAACTTTTGCTCGGTCAGAAATTGAGTGTTGGCGTCCAAGAGCTGGTCGAATGACGGGCAAAACAGCAATTGAAGGAACATTTCTGCCACAACAGGTTCAGTGTCTTGCTTACTGCATGCATGGGATAACATATGGAGACTCAACTGCTCTAAATCAACTTTTGGGGTTTTACAAAGTATCTGTACATCAGTCATTCCAGCTTCATGAATATAAAAAGATGTTTACCTATTTCTGATGGAGCTTTCATCGGGTTGCGAAGGAACATTTACGTCGTCCACTTCATCCTCATCATGTACTACCGGCATATGATCCCCAATTCCCAAATTTTGGAGCCATTCTTTGACCTTAAATCACAGTATATAAAGATCAACTCAGTGCTCTAGGATTTAAGTGGATTATTTTCCATCATACTGACAGTTATCCAAGTGTTAACTGATTTAGGGTGGCAGAATTCAATAAAAGAGAGTAAGAAGGCATGTGAGAAAAAAATATGTATTGAACTTCCTTGTTTGCAGTATCATATTAGAGAAACTTTTTTGAACTCATTAGATAATTTGAGAACAAAAACTTGATTAACTGGTAAAAAAATGTGTATCTGGATACACTAAGCAGGCTAGGAACGATAGCACGCAAAGAACCACGAGTTTCAAATTGTTCCTTGTTTCCTAGCTTACAC is drawn from Aegilops tauschii subsp. strangulata cultivar AL8/78 chromosome 1, Aet v6.0, whole genome shotgun sequence and contains these coding sequences:
- the LOC109768018 gene encoding phospholipase D zeta 1 isoform X3, yielding MQEYLNHFFGNLDIVNSREVCKFLEVSCLSFLPEYGPKLKEDYVSIGHLPKIQKGHKEKCCSCGLFSCCKSSWQKVWVVLKPGFLALLKDPFDPKLLDVIIFDALPHMDINGEGQISLAKEIKERNPLHFGFQVSSGGRTIKLRTKSSSKVKDWVTAINAARQPPEGWCYPHRFGSFAPPRGLLEDGSMAQWFIDGQAGFEAIASSIEHAKSEIFIAGWWLCPELYLRRPFEHHGSSRLDALLEARAKQGVQIYILMYKEVALALKINSLYSKNRLLNIHENVKVLRYPDHFSSGVYLWSHHEKIVIVDNQVCYIGGLDLCFGRYDSPDHKVTDVPSTIWPGKDYYNPRESEPNSWEDSAKDELDRTKYPRMPWHDVQCALYGPPCRDVARHFVQRWNYSKRNKAPNEQAIPLLMPHHHMVIPHYKGRSKEANGEAEGKQNHDENVDVKKTASLASSASSQDVPLLLPQELEPQALPDGDLAMTGFDINQADNANKTGFKQPLLNRKAKFDASRQDLPMRGFVDNLSSPESATIRRFDSPKEDRHHMDKKWWERQEQGDQVASVLDIGQVGPRATCRCQVIRSVGQWSAGTTQIEGSIHNAYFSLIEKAEHFVYIENQFFISGLSGDDTIKNRVLEALYRRILRAEREKKRFKAIIVIPLLPGFQGGIDDGGAASVRAIMHWQYRTICRGPNSILQNLYDVIGLKAHDYISFHGLRAHGRLTDGGPVVTSQIYVHSKLMIIDDRIALIGSANINDRSLLGSRDSEIAVVIEDKEVVNSKMDGRHWEAGKFSLSLRLSLWAEHLGLHRGEVNHIMDPMDDTTFKNIWMATAKTNTTIYQDVFSCVPNDLIHSRTQFRQSIAYWKEKIGHTTIDLGVAQEKLETYQDGDLKGADPMERLQLVRGHLVSFPLDFMCQEDLRPYFSESEYYTSPQVFH
- the LOC109768018 gene encoding phospholipase D zeta 1 isoform X1 — encoded protein: MNMERLPAERHGHRYERMQPEPAAEGDASASSSSSPSAPARRPEVLAASASFRLSEATRVFEELPRATIFSVSRPDAGDITPMLLSYTIEINYKQFRWRLFKKASQVLYLHFALKRREFLEEFHEKQEQVKEWLQNLGIGDHMPVVHDEDEVDDVNVPSQPDESSIRNRNVPSIAVLPVIRPALGRQHSISDRAKVAMQEYLNHFFGNLDIVNSREVCKFLEVSCLSFLPEYGPKLKEDYVSIGHLPKIQKGHKEKCCSCGLFSCCKSSWQKVWVVLKPGFLALLKDPFDPKLLDVIIFDALPHMDINGEGQISLAKEIKERNPLHFGFQVSSGGRTIKLRTKSSSKVKDWVTAINAARQPPEGWCYPHRFGSFAPPRGLLEDGSMAQWFIDGQAGFEAIASSIEHAKSEIFIAGWWLCPELYLRRPFEHHGSSRLDALLEARAKQGVQIYILMYKEVALALKINSLYSKNRLLNIHENVKVLRYPDHFSSGVYLWSHHEKIVIVDNQVCYIGGLDLCFGRYDSPDHKVTDVPSTIWPGKDYYNPRESEPNSWEDSAKDELDRTKYPRMPWHDVQCALYGPPCRDVARHFVQRWNYSKRNKAPNEQAIPLLMPHHHMVIPHYKGRSKEANGEAEGKQNHDENVDVKKTASLASSASSQDVPLLLPQELEPQALPDGDLAMTGFDINQADNANKTGFKQPLLNRKAKFDASRQDLPMRGFVDNLSSPESATIRRFDSPKEDRHHMDKKWWERQEQGDQVASVLDIGQVGPRATCRCQVIRSVGQWSAGTTQIEGSIHNAYFSLIEKAEHFVYIENQFFISGLSGDDTIKNRVLEALYRRILRAEREKKRFKAIIVIPLLPGFQGGIDDGGAASVRAIMHWQYRTICRGPNSILQNLYDVIGLKAHDYISFHGLRAHGRLTDGGPVVTSQIYVHSKLMIIDDRIALIGSANINDRSLLGSRDSEIAVVIEDKEVVNSKMDGRHWEAGKFSLSLRLSLWAEHLGLHRGEVNHIMDPMDDTTFKNIWMATAKTNTTIYQDVFSCVPNDLIHSRTQFRQSIAYWKEKIGHTTIDLGVAQEKLETYQDGDLKGADPMERLQLVRGHLVSFPLDFMCQEDLRPYFSESEYYTSPQVFH
- the LOC109768018 gene encoding phospholipase D zeta 1 isoform X2 — translated: MPVVHDEDEVDDVNVPSQPDESSIRNRNVPSIAVLPVIRPALGRQHSISDRAKVAMQEYLNHFFGNLDIVNSREVCKFLEVSCLSFLPEYGPKLKEDYVSIGHLPKIQKGHKEKCCSCGLFSCCKSSWQKVWVVLKPGFLALLKDPFDPKLLDVIIFDALPHMDINGEGQISLAKEIKERNPLHFGFQVSSGGRTIKLRTKSSSKVKDWVTAINAARQPPEGWCYPHRFGSFAPPRGLLEDGSMAQWFIDGQAGFEAIASSIEHAKSEIFIAGWWLCPELYLRRPFEHHGSSRLDALLEARAKQGVQIYILMYKEVALALKINSLYSKNRLLNIHENVKVLRYPDHFSSGVYLWSHHEKIVIVDNQVCYIGGLDLCFGRYDSPDHKVTDVPSTIWPGKDYYNPRESEPNSWEDSAKDELDRTKYPRMPWHDVQCALYGPPCRDVARHFVQRWNYSKRNKAPNEQAIPLLMPHHHMVIPHYKGRSKEANGEAEGKQNHDENVDVKKTASLASSASSQDVPLLLPQELEPQALPDGDLAMTGFDINQADNANKTGFKQPLLNRKAKFDASRQDLPMRGFVDNLSSPESATIRRFDSPKEDRHHMDKKWWERQEQGDQVASVLDIGQVGPRATCRCQVIRSVGQWSAGTTQIEGSIHNAYFSLIEKAEHFVYIENQFFISGLSGDDTIKNRVLEALYRRILRAEREKKRFKAIIVIPLLPGFQGGIDDGGAASVRAIMHWQYRTICRGPNSILQNLYDVIGLKAHDYISFHGLRAHGRLTDGGPVVTSQIYVHSKLMIIDDRIALIGSANINDRSLLGSRDSEIAVVIEDKEVVNSKMDGRHWEAGKFSLSLRLSLWAEHLGLHRGEVNHIMDPMDDTTFKNIWMATAKTNTTIYQDVFSCVPNDLIHSRTQFRQSIAYWKEKIGHTTIDLGVAQEKLETYQDGDLKGADPMERLQLVRGHLVSFPLDFMCQEDLRPYFSESEYYTSPQVFH